In the Microplitis mediator isolate UGA2020A chromosome 5, iyMicMedi2.1, whole genome shotgun sequence genome, agtgtgaaaaattttcaactagtGTAGACTTTTCTTGTcggtttctatttttttttttttaatttttcaagcaaaaatgatttgaattgacaattttgtgaattcatttttaattccaatcacTTATTTATTGGACTATTTTTAAAGTAcgtgaaaaaaacttttaataaaagtaaaaaaatgttcataaatattttcaaatcttttttattttttttctgcctcATACCTGAATAATTATGGTAAGAGTCGTAAGTTTTCATAATTCCTAATTAATCaaatcatattatttttgctcaaaaaataaaaaaaaaaatgcacaggAAAAGTTTACACTAGTTGAAAATTGgtcacttttcaatttttcaaaattccaaaaattttcaccTTAAAGTTCAGAATTGTCTCAATTTTGGAAGTTCACTGTCATGATGATTTttataacgatttttttttttacacaggccaagtaattaattaattaatgaacaaaCCTTTCACGAAGAGATTCTGTTGATTGATTCAGCGTACTTGGTGTTGGACATGTACTTTGATCAGCATTAGTTTTCGATAATACTGTCCCCACTGTCACAATATCCGAAGGACTTACAACAGTAGTTTCAGTTACTGGGGCAGTAATTTCTTGATTCGTTGTATTTATCGTTTTAGGATTTTCAGTAAATATCACTGgactgtaataaaaataaaataagtttttttaaaaacataaatatttaaaaattttaattgtttaaataatttttacccaGGAGGTGGAAGATATTGCAGTCTTTTATTAGCTCCCCAACAACGACGTAAAACAGAATCATCAATGATTCCAGTAACTGGTAAATTAACTACTGGACATGGCGGCGGTAATCTAACTCTCAAACCCCAAATAGTTgtacgtttttttatttcacggccacatttaaatctatttcgattatttgttaatattgAGAGTATTGATTCTCGACGAACTTGAGCGGTAACATCCctaatctatttttaaaaatatttataacaataattagttatttattttataaaatttattatttaataaatacatactCTCGATGGCAGTTGTAATAAATTCCAATTTTCAGCAGCGTAtggtataataatagtatcCAAATCGTAATACTTTTTAGCATTATATACGGTCAAATTGTACAACATCAGGTGCACGAGATCGACCCATTTTAATTCTAGTCGTCGTACAAATTCTTTACCGTAATTGCACGTTGAACACACAAATACATAAAACCTAAAATAAcactcattaaatattttattttaaataactcaaaTTACTACATATactatattatatcttttgttattcatcattatcatcattattatcaaaCAAATGAAAGTAAAACTTAACCCGGGTCtagactaatttttttcagtttttttatatattaaacaaaaataaaaaaaagttcaatggATTAATCTGTAGTTTAGTAATCGAGGTTcttattttttggaaatttttatttgttcaagagaaaaaattagaCAAAGTATTAATTTACTGTGCAAGTGTAACAAGGATAGTACAGTTTATTCACGAAAgtgataaagaaaataaagaagATTTGTTTTAAAGATGTctatgttaaatatatataaatatatattagaggTGTGCGAATAATTCAAACTTATGAATAActccaaaattttcttttgaacgaccgaaaattgtaatattttttttaatgattcaaatttttgtcaaaagTAAATAGAACTGGGACACGAATTTAcgaaagaattatttttggttactttaaaaactaagctccccaagtagcacagagacGACTTTAAGATGTATTTTAAAAggacaaaacaaattttttgtctcaaagccaagttttttttatataaataagacaTACAGATGTTGGTCCCAGGAGTCATAGGAAATTTGTGTTCTTTTTTCCGTCCTAAAAgtcatttcaattaaaaaatcttttagatgacttatttgaccattatttataatttactttttgtcgcCACTTGTGAAGTCTTTTaagcagatattttttcagttACGTTAATTTCTGATTGTTTTGTCAACATTTTGGTGCTTTATCGATAAGTCAAAAAACAGTCTCAAAACTTctatcttatagatgtcatAAATCCAAGTGTACTACTCGGtctccattaaataaaaattgaatatttgagaagtgatcaaaattttcttgattcgaATCGAGTAATTTGAAGTCACACATAATTCGAAAAGTTTCGAATTACTCGAATCGCAGAGTTATATATTATACCCCTAATacatatgagtatatatatgaCTAGCCTATATTATAACTGACCTGTCGCCACTGTAGAGAGGATATGTCAAACAGCTGACACATTTTTCATGGAACCACTGCTTACATCTAGCGCATTGTAACATTTGTGTGTACCACTCGCCATTTAATCCACAATAACAATATATTTGTTCAGCATTAACTCGATGATGTGAATCCCAACTTAACATTTCaggctaaagaaaaaaaaccagataaataaatgattaacttaataaataaaaaaatatcacaaataataatttacatcaTAAGGTAATTTTGTCATGTCTTCAGGTGGTGGTTGAGGTTGATCTCTACCACTGCAAACTTTTCTAATGTTAGCTTTGATCATAGAATTCTTTGGATCAGGACCATCACGTGTTGTTTTGAGTATATTTTCTTGGCATCTCTTACACTTCCAGTGTGAATCTGCGTTAGCTTCTTCTTTAGATACTTGAGGctataattaaagtaattaaaaacgttacattaaattctttttactttttattattattattttttatcaacggTTTAAAGATAAAGCCATAATGAATGTTACCTTGTGACAGTGTTGGTGATAACCACGTCCGCATTTGTCACAAACAATAATATCATTATCTGGCTTgggcttaaattttttacacaacACACACATGACATTTGAATCCGGTATCCCGAGTTTGGTTAATTCTTTCACACTTGACCATGAGGAAGTATTGTCAAGAAATTTAACCAAACATCTTTCTTGTACCAAGTCCACTTCAACAATCGTACCGAGATAATACTTTCCATCTTTGTGTTGTAGAAGTACGTCTTCGCCGTGAGAAAAACCAAGTCGCTGTTCTCGTGTCGTGCTGTCGGGCATTGCCAAATTATCTTCTGGCACCGACATTTTTCTattgtcaaaaattattttatttatttattattaaacatacaATTCAGAAATAAAAGTAccgttgtaaaaaatattcattccaaaaattttcctCAGAGTGAACTTCAAAAATTGAGACAATTCTGAACTTTAAGTTGAACATTttggaactttgaaaaaattagaaagtgaaaaatttacaaCTGGTCAAGGCTTTTACtgcgcgtttttttttttttttttagcaaaaataatttgatgtgacaattttttgggtttgaaaaagattaaaaaaaaaggaattatgaatatttacgaCTCTTACCAGAATTATTCAGATAgtagaaagaaaaataaaaattattttaaaatatttatgaacatttttttgacgtttattagaattttttgggaaggtcagttttttttattttttgcactCGTTAAAAAATAGTCCAAAAAATTAGTGATTGGGACTAATTATGAACTTTATGAACTCACaaaattgtcaatttaaatcatttttgtttacaaaattaaaaaaaaatgatagaaaCCCACAAGAAAAATCCACACTAGTAGAAAGTTTTTCACCcttctaattatttcaaagttccaaaaatgttCAACTCAACAAAATTGTCTTAATTTCTGAAGTTCACtctaaggaaatttttttgaacgaattttttttccggtattttaaatcattttattattattatgattattaattaacacaaataaattaatttattaaccaCTTGAACAAGTACTCCAAtgaacatcaaaattttttctttcaacagATAAAtgacacaaataaattgataattacacctcgtaatttatagataaagtaataaattattttaaaaaataattttacacaaACACTTTACCAAGTTGGTAATTTTTGctcgttaaataaaataaaattttaaataaatatatcgatgaaaaaaaataaattttatcaaaaggttcaataaaataattagaaaaataataatgaaaattataaataaaatttcaaataatttaaaggtATCGCGAAAATCAAAGGAGGCTGCGCCCATATGATCGGCATCTCATTAAAAACCAGTTCACACTTAGCAAACGGGAGCAGGTAACTGCAGTCTTggtgtatattataaattaaccaataaatatgtaatattTATGAGGATtgttaacaacaataataacaataacgctcgggtataaaaataaactcagaTATTGATGGATGATTATTGTGGGAAttcagttaaataaaataaataaaataaaaaaaaaaagatacacAACCCTTGTAGACGATCAATCGCGCGGTCAAGACAACGCGAGACATTTTCAACCCctgacaataaatataatgacaccggttatttatttatttgttaattgttATGCTTTAGAGGTTTTTATTGTTGATGAAATAGGTGTTGAGATTCGTGGGctgttgtaattattatttatggtgACGTACCTTGGTTTTCTCACTTGCCGAATTAATGCTCTCGATTGTTATCCTTCATCCTTCCCTGTTCTCTGTTTCTCGGTCGGCCATTCGCGAGTACCACGCACTGACCTGCCACCGTTTACTTCGACACGCACTAGATCCATTTTACGCGGGAAAttttaaaacctttttttaattgttactcATGGGTAATTACTCACTTTTTAGGGATTTATGAATCAATGAATATTAGTTACGTCATATTGATTAGTGACGAAGGTAAATTAATCAGTGGATTTATTATTTGTGtagagttaattaaattttttttgcgcggagatttgaattttgacagcggccattttttaatgatactcTGGTTTAGGGACTGCGTGAGTCAAGACCTggagtttttatatttgtttattttttttatccacatAACAGTAATGAATCTTTTTAATAGGGAACCcagttactttattttattttttatgtaatttaataaataatttttttaaaatttatgacaggAAATTAAGTTTTCTtaacattcaaatttaaaacttaaaaattcaaatttataagattataaaaaaaaaaaaaaattagagtagaaaaaatttttttttgaattttcataagaattattaatgatccttaagtagcagacaattaacaattttcggattttttttctcaacaaattaactacaaaaaaatatacacatgtagaaaattggaaaaactatagatgcaatttttttaaatggtttttttttataatttatctttttaaaaaaaaaataaaaaattattagacgtcggctaatttcagtaatgagtgtgaatatgtggcagacatcagataaatttaaaattattaataaatagagtgaataattaataaaattaaatttttaaaaaatgcgcatttaaaaaattttgaaactaatgggtgcatttttcataaatattttattttaaatatttattttatttatttataattttaaatttgtctaatgtctgctacattcgcaCTCatacttcagtatcataattattaacaaaagtagataaaaaaaaattgatgcgAAAAGTATATTTGAAagattgataatttatttaaataaaattactgaatgaaaatataaagaagttgaaaaaaaagaattatttataataaaaaataatgtatgttTCTGGTGCATTGCTCCATTTTAGCCATATCTTTGCTGAATGACATTAAGatcttgttttaaaaaactgaatatttaattttcacgCTCCAGAATTGTTTGCCAGCATCTTGGTtactgaatttattattttttcgtaaGATACAGTTTACAAACTGgtcaatataatatatgagCTATAACATACCTAATTTAAGGCACTTGCATATTCTAATTGTGATAAATCAGTCAGTCGACAGagtttttaacataaatttaaaagtgaccgtcaaaaaatattatttttacatatttttatttcagagatAATTTCAagtgtcaaaaaataaataaattcgaaatttttaaattaaataggaAAATATGGTAATTCCGTAAAGTTGTaggttgaaaatttaatacaataattttaacaccagcgatcatattttatattatgtagTTATTCTTAAAGTTAAATGTACACCTCACCTATCGAATTATTAATAGATAGGTCATAtgctaatattttatttactatcctTAAACTTACTTGGCATTGAGTTCTGATAAGATTTTGAAGTAtaagaagtaaataaataaaaaaattgcgggtttttaaatctatttaaaaaatggaacgtgtaattttttattcaaaataaaattcttctgtaagattgaaataaaagacGTCATGAAAATATTGACGAtcgtttcaaaattatttttataattatatcatAATTTTACATATTCATCAACATAatcagtaataattattttcaaaaaatttgaatatttttcaatttgttATTTCTGGAGaaacacacagaaaaaaagaatttcttggctcaagaaaaattttgcgttatgaaatgaaaacaaaaactttcttatagaactaaaaaaaatttcttggcgcaagaaactTTCTCTCagcccaaaaaattttttcttggctcaagaaaattttcgttttcaatttatgttgcaaaaagatttttagaaaaaattttcttggagtgaataaaaattttttgcgccaaaaaTTCTttctttctgtaaaaaaaaattaaaacatcagccgtaaattaataataaatttaagtaattattttttaaaattaaaatataaaaaatgtggagaattttctttaaattaaaattttatttaaagtacaaTTTGAAATAAGTGACAAAATTAATCATTGTTTGTTAAATACTTagtgtttacaaaaaaatcagGTGAGTAGGATTTAAACATCAGTAGACAggtacaaaaatttcaaaattgattaaaCAGTTTTTAATCATGTGCCATGACACATTGTATTATGCAtaagaaatttgaattaataccagcaaagatttaaaaaaattatttattgtgatgtatttaaataaaattcatattatttagAACATTTTCTTCTTAACAGCAGTGTAACGCTCCATGTAAACCTCGTAACCATCAACATcagcaatttttttgttctcaaACAGATTACCCTCAACGGTTATATTCGAAATTTTGGATTCCTTGAAAATTCTCGTGGGTATTGAATTAAGTTGAAGACAATTTTCTTCCAATCTCAATGTCTTCAGTCGTGGACAGTCGGCCATCTTGTCGGAGATCGCCgaaatttgattttgattaagatttaattcaataacatGGAGTCCAACGACGCCATCTGGCAcacaagttaatttattttttgacaaatcCAAAACATCTAGATGCTTCAATCCACAAAACATTAACGGAAATTCTGTCAGTTGATTGTCTGACAAATTGACTTGTTTTAAATGTGATAAATTAGACAAACTATCGGGCagagtttttaattgattacaaCTAACATTAAGTATTTCCAATTTAACTAAATTACCAATTGTCGCTGGCAatgtttgtaatttattatgactcaaatttaattgtttaagtATTACATAAATACCTATTTCATCAGGTAAAACTTTAAatacattttgtgataaatcaAGTGTTCGTAATATTTCTGACAATTGTTTCATATTAGCAGGAATTTCCATCATCTGTctatttgatatatttaatattcctGTTTTTTTAGCTGTCTCATAATGTTGCTTTATTTTAACCGTATTACCCATCActtcttttttcattaaatttaaatataaattaaatttttgttatttcaaatttcaaattttaatttccctccacttattttttcattaaacttaaatataaattaaaattttcgtatacaaaatttaaaattttaatttcccacgtttttttaaatttattttatttgaatgataatcgatcatttaaaattacacatcgatatatcgaataaaacaaattttattatttaaataatttatcaattagtcagtcaataatttaatttttcgttatAAAAAACACTTATTGTCAATTATTATGCAATAAAGCAtcacttaattattaaatattataattatttattaacaattattttcaccTTTATATTGCTATTAATTTAGtgttaaagtttaatttaaaaaaataaataattgtctgtttacaaactaaaattttttatgacattttttaaatatttaattatttatttattttatttacttattttttatttccacaaAATTGGTTAGGTGTAAAATTGTGAGTGTAAATTGACAACTGAcagtagtaaaaatataatggcAATTATAGTCCCTATACAGTAGACTGGGGACAAATAAAAAGGTtctaaatgtcaaaaaaaaatagttggtgGGATTTAAATTACGGGTGATTGCCGGCAGACGGCAGTGAATGCGCGCGCATGAATGAAGATGGTTGACAAACATGAAAATGTAGCGGTGCAAGTTGAGTTTAcattagtatttaaataaataatacgcATATAGTGCGTTAATAAATGGTGTTAtgagttataataataaaatggttAAATAGTGtttaatgttattaataatacgGTGTGctgtgataatttattaaatcgtGACACAATATCACATATTACGATGGCTGCCACACCGAAGCTGGACAAGTATTCAGGTATgtcttatttagtttttttgtcattgtttacatatatatttttgaattaaccTACTCTACTTGTACTgtcacaatttaaatttttaaaaaaagtaagtgctggcttaaaaaatttttttaaaatttaattcacgtgTGAGGAATTTAAGTTTTCCTTTATGATAATAGTTCTTatcaacattttattttatgttgtaaaaaaaattaagatcgTGATAATGATtgtgataataatgatgataataaatgaatgatgATTCGCGGGCCGCGAAATGTCAAAAGCATATGAGAGTTTATGTTGTGCGCGTGCTTACCTGGGAACATTTgttatctatatctatatgtagatagatattttttttttatgtgtactATAAAAAGTACTCGTAATTCCGTTGAGTACTTGAATGAAAAAAGGGGTAGTTgatatatagaatttaaaagaggactttatatattttttttaatgagattCAAAtggagcatttttttttaattaaaaatgattagtagtcagtaattaattgtttatgaatgaacaattatttataaaatatttgaacatAATTTActgaatgaaattattaaattagtgAAATGTAAGTTGACATTAGAAGCCGTATTtgtattttacttaattaattaattaactttttgttaattatgataattataaatgatcaatatttttcttgtaacagattatcaaatatttaatcttcttaattaatttagattaaaactttttttactgctTTAATTCTGTAATTAGCTTACAGAttcttatattaaaaaatcttttaattaaaaccacAATTTTAactctaaataattttagtaaaaaatatagacaacAAGTCGTTATAAATCTTTTAAGCCTCTAATTTCCGAGAGGAACAAACTTTtaagtcattaaaaatttattgttagaatatgagtgtgaatgtagcagacatatgagacattttatgaattttaaataaataaatagtgaaattttaaaaaatgcgcgtacggatttttcattgatttatgtacgcatttttttatttttattttactaacattttatttatttattctaatatttaaaaaactcccaCTTGTTAGttgcattcacactcatgttaGAATCTATGAATCATgagctttaattttatttccaacatataattattgttaaaaaaaatcccatgaattgaataacaaatttctttccataaaaatttgaatttatcgctttaaaaaaattaattttgattcttaattttaaacacttgattaaatatttaaaaagatatttgattttaatataatatatgtgtTCAATGgtcatattaataataataataaataaatagatcaAAGGCATGGGAAAATATATAGAATGAGATTATCTTAACTGAATGATTAGGGTCCATCGAGCTGTACATTTATTGGTACATCGTGTGTTAAATTAATTCGTCTAATTGAAATAACGTACATTATTTGTAACTAGAACATAAAATTCACCCTCGTATAAATATGAggcgaattaaaaaaaaaactttcaagaAAACACAGAGCGTACAAAGAACACAGGCTGTGGGGATCGggataaatatatgagtattatttttattattattattattattattgttgttacaact is a window encoding:
- the LOC130668082 gene encoding leucine-rich repeat-containing protein 57, with amino-acid sequence MKKEVMGNTVKIKQHYETAKKTGILNISNRQMMEIPANMKQLSEILRTLDLSQNVFKVLPDEIGIYVILKQLNLSHNKLQTLPATIGNLVKLEILNVSCNQLKTLPDSLSNLSHLKQVNLSDNQLTEFPLMFCGLKHLDVLDLSKNKLTCVPDGVVGLHVIELNLNQNQISAISDKMADCPRLKTLRLEENCLQLNSIPTRIFKESKISNITVEGNLFENKKIADVDGYEVYMERYTAVKKKMF
- the LOC130667960 gene encoding PHD finger protein 19, coding for MSVPEDNLAMPDSTTREQRLGFSHGEDVLLQHKDGKYYLGTIVEVDLVQERCLVKFLDNTSSWSSVKELTKLGIPDSNVMCVLCKKFKPKPDNDIIVCDKCGRGYHQHCHKPQVSKEEANADSHWKCKRCQENILKTTRDGPDPKNSMIKANIRKVCSGRDQPQPPPEDMTKLPYDPEMLSWDSHHRVNAEQIYCYCGLNGEWYTQMLQCARCKQWFHEKCVSCLTYPLYSGDRFYVFVCSTCNYGKEFVRRLELKWVDLVHLMLYNLTVYNAKKYYDLDTIIIPYAAENWNLLQLPSRIRDVTAQVRRESILSILTNNRNRFKCGREIKKRTTIWGLRVRLPPPCPVVNLPVTGIIDDSVLRRCWGANKRLQYLPPPGPVIFTENPKTINTTNQEITAPVTETTVVSPSDIVTVGTVLSKTNADQSTCPTPSTLNQSTESLRERYSGGGFVKKSFPFPKLSLQRRRRLMALNSTRERMIRKHKKRDKGCDDTKSQIVREARYRKARKLLKNAIAKRKPRTPEVTDLPPTPPTSVSGPPTPPATASSAISELSVPSSVDLMLNLPQPSTTPADTSGDETSSRGTLDSFIPPPKDFEGKNNPFRNLSEMLSTPTNQNHITVNNLAPGISSTPLPYNHHHHNHHHHHHHHHNNNNYNNNYQPPITLPLPLTPVIPQPPLIRPAKRQLSEKDIIIDRNGQVKRRRQHRRGRPPSQPQQFQSTTATASKTAAILPARNSEVKNDYVRNLRSSFNSSSSSSTSQIGNCVDYALNGRRLRQRVADKSSSVSASSSADAQKRNNLAISMSMAMPSTSASTSLSLSLSPKVSPIKQTTPDISMDDLKSSVNMYFGAANRIASGEKFGVKAKRLSKSGQLQYLIEWEGPNT